The following coding sequences lie in one Fusarium poae strain DAOMC 252244 chromosome 1, whole genome shotgun sequence genomic window:
- a CDS encoding hypothetical protein (BUSCO:8201at5125) — protein MASSRIFIRGLPPNISEADFRKHFSAQGREITDVKLIPQRRIGYVGYKTSEDASKAVKYFNKSYIRMSKIAVETARPISDPALNRAQSAAHSKPASQPSTTIKGKEQSAEKDSDSTLRKRKRDEPQAAADPKLREFLHVMKEGREGAVDDGVHGGLGDGVAAVAATAVPEEESDDEYEQIPARKEKQRRIESPSKPLVSETLPSHLKEAKPVSDMQDKAPAADELVESADAAKPNPEKQEVVAEDDDWLRSRTNRLLDLVDPDDLERTPVQGPSATETDHAQGDDAMEITPADPPTADDVQVVEPAPEGTGGEPAKDDSLQAIRRTSRLFVRNLPYSATEDDLRESFEQFGTVEEVHLPVSNSGTSKGFALVLFAEPSGAVEAFQAMDGATFQGRIIHIIPASARRDTVLDEFTLSKLPLKKQNMIRKKQEASTNTFNWNALYMSQDAVNASVANRLGVSKSELLDPTSADAAVKQAIAETSVIQETKSYFTANGVDLEAFKSKKRGDTAILVKNFPYGTTIDELRKLFEESGPVLRVLMPPSGTIAIVQFSQPNYAKSAFGNLAYRRIGDSVLFLEKAPSDIFRGGDQLDQAVSLKDRQAPTVQNLSVNDLLSRGDKPEELETTSLFVRNLNFSTSTPKLAETFQSLDGFVSARVKTKMDPKKPGQTLSMGFGFVEFRTKSQAQAALKVMDGHVLDDHALAVKASHKGHDAAEERRREDKAKKSAGQRTKIIIKNLPFQTTKKDIRSLFGTYGQLRSVRLPKKADYTPRGFAFADFVTPREAENALNSLRDTHLLGRKLVLDFAEADAVDAEEEIAKMQKKVGGQVNKVALQQLTGKGRSRVNIGNEDEEMDA, from the exons ATGGCTTCATCAAGAATATTCATCCGGGGATTGCCCCCTAATATTTCAGAAGCTGACTTTCGGAAACACTTCTCCGCCCAGGGTCGCGAGATTACCGATGTCAAGCTGATTCCCCAAAGACGCATTGGCTATGTGGGCTACAAGACATCCGAAGATGCCTCCAAGGCAGTCAAGTATTTCAACAAGTCTTACATTCGTATGTCCAAGATCGCCGTGGAGACTGCTAGACCC ATCTCAGACCCCGCCCTCAACAGAGCCCAGAGCGCCGCGCATTCCAAACCTGCATCGCAACCATCCACCACGATCAAGGGCAAGGAGCAGTCGGCTGAGAAAGACTCTGACTCGACCTTGAGGAAGCGCAAGCGAGATGAGCCCCAAGCTGCTGCGGACCCCAAGCTACGCGAATTCCTTCACGTAATGAAGGAAGGTAGGGAGGGCGCTGTCGACGATGGTGTCCATGGTGGTCTCGGTGATGGAGTTGCCGCTGTAGCTGCTACCGCCGTTCCTGAAGAAGAGAGCGACGACGAGTACGAGCAAATCCCTGCTCGGAAAGAGAAGCAGCGCAGAATCGAATCTCCATCGAAGCCTCTTGTCTCTGAGACTTTGCCATCGCATCTAAAAGAAGCAAAGCCAGTCTCTGATATGCAGGATAAAGCACCTGCAGCTGACGAACTAGTGGAGTCTGCAGATGCGGCAAAGCCCAACCCGGAAAAGCAGGAGGTTGTTGCCGAGGATGACGATTGGCTTCGTTCACGCACAAACCGACTGCTGGACCTTGTTGATCCCGATGATCTGGAACGAACGCCTGTGCAAGGGCCTTCAGCAACTGAGACCGATCATGCACAGGGAGACGACGCAATGGAAATCACTCCAGCCGACCCGCCAACAGCGGATGACGTGCAGGTGGTTGAACCAGCACCTGAGGGCACAGGGGGTGAACCGGCAAAGGACGACTCACTTCAGGCGATCCGTCGAACATCTCGACTTTTTGTCAGAAATTTGCCCTACAGCGCCACCGAGGATGATCTTCGGGAAAGCTTTGAGCAGTTCGGAACAGTTGAAGAG GTTCATCTCCCCGTCAGCAACTCAGGCACCAGCAAGGGGTTTGCCCTGGTCTTGTTTGCTGAGCCCTCAGGAGCGGTTGAAGCATTCCAAGCCATGGATGGGGCGACGTTTCAGGGGCGTATCATTCACATCATTCCTGCCAGTGCTAGGAGAGACACAGTTTTGGACGAGTTTACACTCTCCAAACTCCCTCTCAAGAAACAAAATATGATCCGCAAGAAACAGGAAGCATCCACAAACACCTTCAACTGGAATGCGCTATATATGAGCCAGGATGCCGTCAACGCATCAGTTGCCAACCGTCTTGGTGTTTCAAAATCAGAACTCCTCGACCCTACCTCGGCCGATGCTGCTGTAAAGCAGGCAATCGCGGAGACAAGCGTCATTCAAGAGACCAAATCCTATTTTACCGCTAATGGCGTGGACCTCGAGGCTTTCAAATCAAAGAAGCGGGGCGACACGGCCATTTTGGTAAAGAACTTTCCTTATGGGACTACGATCGACGAGCTCCGTAAACTTTTTGAGGAGTCCGGGCCTGTATTGAGAGTTTTGATGCCACCAAGTGGTACCATAGCTATTGTCCAATTCTCTCAGCCCAATTACGCTAAATCTGCTTTTGGGAACCTTGCATATCGCCGGATTGGCGATAGCGTTCTCTTTTTGGAAAAAGCGCCAAGTGACATCTTCAGAGGCGGCGACCAACTAGACCAAGCCGTGTCGCTAAAAGATCGACAGGCTCCGACAGTCCAAAACCTTAGTGTGAATGACTTGCTGTCACGCGGCGATAAGCCGGAAGAGTTGGAAACAACCTCACTGTTTGTGCGAAATTTAAACTTCAGCACTTCGACGCCTAAGCTCGCAGAAACTTTCCAGTCCCTGGACGGATTCGTCTCGGCCAGggtcaagaccaagatggaCCCAAAGAAGCCAGGGCAGACGCTTAGCATGGGCTTCGGCTTTGTGGAGTTCAGAACCAAGAGCCAAGCACAGGCTGCCCTCAAGGTCATGGATGGCCATGTCCTTGATGATCACGCACTCGCTGTGAAGGCATCGCACAAGGGTCACGACGCAGCCGAGGAGAGACGTCGCGAGGACAAGGCTAAGAAGTCTGCTGGGCAACGTACCAAGATCATCATCAAGAACTTGCCTTTCCAGACGACCAAGAAGGACATCAGGTCTCTCTTTGGAACCTATGGCCAGCTCAGGTCTGTACGCCTCCCCAAGAAAGCCGACTACACCCCGAGGGGTTTTGCTTTTGCAGACTTTGTCACTCCCCGCGAAGCCGAGAACGCGCTAAATTCGTTGAGGGACACCCACTTGCTGGGTCGCAAGCTTGTCTTGGACTTTGCTGAGGCAGACGCAGTTGATGCCGAGGAGGAGATTGCAAAGATGCAGAAGAAGGTTGGAGGACAAGTCAACAAGGTGGCTCTCCAGCAATTGACCGGCAAGGGAAGGAGCAGGGTCAATATTGGCAATGAAGACGAGGAGATGGATGCTTGA
- a CDS encoding hypothetical protein (BUSCO:3397at5125): protein MAGNKSPRSKHDPNKKRKRDLNENDSRSKRLRAERKAAKANGLNASTNGVVSEVPEISEALTETGAREIEVVRQFDNTEAGWRVSKPMGGRMLDIDPVLTEDEQYLILAYNTSIQVYSAADSLLVRRISITAAEASDEKTTAPAHIVAMRQSKQNSDIVWVATSDGRVCQVNWTSSKAPEFFQTQSKTANAMALVTKKVSGKDTEIIFIAESDKPGRIEVVAYPATTTESEHKVVFVMKRPGNGLQLLETSEDGHLVGAINDRLFFGMPSQDQFDSLAVLDYEIYTFDIPDLVSSLDLRVYPRSAKRLQQLNAPVLDIIVGGARGMIYLYHDALARSQALAKPGSERELIQAQNYHWHRKAVHAVKWSRDGNYMISGGSENSLVLWQMDTGKKDLLPHLSGSVENITVSASGSAYVVHLDDNSVLVLSTAEMKPTAYIAGIQSAAINVTTPKDQLVQRTWTTPSHVQRPIPAVISPKDQSRLNVCVGNGRQATLAGGFSAPLLQTFDLESFRSVSKQALARTQPTDVNITNKGSPIEEPLITHLAFSANGDWLASVDTWEPSPRDVDNVTSDMRDQFIKERREVYLKFWEAQQGDEQIALVSRINAPHATHRNEAVLDLASNPVSTCFATIGTDGTVRMWRPKTRSQNGVVVKGPNGREVFTWSCSQIIAVGDGVPQDGVVDIPEAYTNQEPQGSVAFSEDGSTLFVAFGTAGSGAVYVIDAASGDLVKTLEGQWKGQLRSICVLSPFVIILSDELRVYDVVSDELRYGVVIPKTKDNALLQLAVDHTSGHFALALPAKEGSLLAVFEPEHIEPLMVRSTPQRVVSLVSAPETSGFIALDDAAQVWVVAEGSDSSSLATIQPLEDLRLEGIDTNSTEVGLIDEDEDMVSDADEAEVEDAAEPEDVEMEDDDFHPSVIQQQHLSDIFDAAPAFAAPPVEDMFYKVMGLLATKPLSS from the exons ATGGCTGGCAACAAAAGCCCCCGATCAAAACACGACCCGAACAAGAAGCGCAAACGGGATCTAAATGAAAACGACTCGAGATCAAAGCGACTAAGGGCTGAGCGCAAGGCAGCCAAAGCCAATGGATTAAACGCGAGCACGAATGGAGTGGTTTCTGAGGTGCCCGAGATCTCTGAGGCCCTGACAGAGACTGGAGCTAGAGAGATTGAGGTTGTTCGACAATTCGACAATACAGAGGCAGGATGGCGCGTCTCTAAGCCTATGGGCGGCAGGATGCTTGACATCGACCCTGTATTGACAGAAGATGAACA ATACCTCATTTTGGCGTACAACACCTCGATCCAGGTGTACTCAGCAGCCGACTCTCTCCTCGTTCGAAGAATTTCAATCACAGCAGCCGAAGCCTCCGATGAGAAGACAACAGCTCCCGCTCATATTGTCGCTATGCGGCAATCAAAGCAGAACTCCGATATCGTTTGGGTAGCCACCTCGGACGGCCGCGTCTGCCAGGTCAACTGGACCAGCTCCAAGGCCCCCGAATTCTTCCAGACACAGTCCAAGACCGCCAATGCCATGGCTCTTGTGACAAAGAAGGTTTCCGGCAAGGATACGGAGATCATTTTTATCGCAGAGTCAGACAAACCAGGCCGAATCGAGGTTGTTGCATACCCAGCTACGACAACAGAGTCTGAGCACAAGGTCGTCTTCGTCATGAAGAGGCCTGGCAACGGCCTGCAATTGCTCGAAACTAGTGAAGATGGGCACTTGGTCGGTGCCATCAACGATCGCCTGTTCTTTGGTATGCCTTCGCAGGATCAATTCGACAGCCTGGCCGTACTAGACTACGAGATTTACACCTTCGATATCCCTGACCTGGTCAGCTCTCTTGACCTCCGAGTGTATCCTAGATCAGCAAAGAGGTTGCAACAATTGAATGCTCCTGTTTTGGATATCATTGTCGGTGGTGCGCGCGGTATGATCTACCTTTACCACGATGCGCTTGCTCGAAGCCAGGCGCTTGCCAAGCCTGGATCTGAGAGGGAGCTTATTCAAGCGCAGAACTACCATTGGCACCGTAAAGCTGTGCATGCCGTCAAGTGGTCGCGCGACG GTAACTACATGATTTCAGGAGGTTCAGAAAACTCTCTTGTTCTGTGGCAGATGGATACAGGAAAGAAAGATCTCCTTCCTCATCTCTCTGGCAGTGTTGAGAACATCACGGTTTCTGCCAGCGGATCCGCATATGTTGTTCATCTCGACGACAACTCGGTCTTGGTTCTTTCAACCGCTGAGATGAAACCTACAGCATACATCGCTGGTATCCAGTCAGCCGCCATTAACGTCACCACGCCCAAAGACCAGCTTGTTCAGCGTACATGGACAACCCCTTCACATGTGCAGCGACCCATCCCAGCCGTCATCAGCCCCAAGGATCAGTCAAGACTTAATGTGTGTGTTGGTAACGGTCGCCAGGCTACTCTAGCAGGAGGTTTCTCGGCTCCTCTATTGCAGACCTTTGACCTCGAGAGTTTCCGAAGCGTTTCTAAGCAGGCTTTGGCTCGAACACAGCCAACAGATGTCAACATTACCAACAAGGGCAGCCCCATTGAGGAGCCTCTCATTACTCATCTGGCCTTCTCTGCCAATGGAGACTGGCTTGCCAGCGTGGATACCTGGGAGCCCTCGCCTCGAGATGTGGACAACGTTACCAGCGACATGAGGGATCAATTTATCAAAGAACGGCGTGAAGTTTACCTCAAGTTTTGGGAAGCCCAGCAAGGCGACGAACAAATTGCTCTTGTTTCCAGAATTAATGCTCCTCATGCCACACACCGTAACGAAGCAGTTCTCGATTTGGCTTCAAATCCTGTCTCGACGTGCTTCGCTACTATTGGTACCGATGGTACTGTTCGTATGTGGCGTCCTAAGACAAGATCCCAGAATGGAGTTGTAGTCAAGGGACCCAACGGCCGCGAGGTTTTCACCTGGAGCTGTTCGCAGATAATTGCCGTTGGCGATGGCGTGCCTCAAGACGGTGTGGTTGATATTCCCGAGGCTTATACCAACCAAGAGCCTCAAGGAAGTGTCGCCTTTTCAGAGGATGGATCTACTCTCTTTGTGGCTTTCGGAACTGCTGGTTCCGGTGCGGTTTATGTGATTGACGCTGCGTCAGGTGATCTGGTTAAGACTCTTGAAGGCCAGTGGAAGGGTCAATTGCGATCCATCTGTGTGCTATCGCCTTTCGTTATCATCCTGTCTGACGAGCTCCGAGTTTACGATGTTGTCAGCGATGAGTTGCGATATGGTGTTGTGATACCCAAGACAAAGGACAATGCGCTACTCCAACTAGCCGTCGACCATACTTCAGGACACTTTGCTTTAGCTTTGCCTGCCAAGGAAGGATCTCTTCTTGCCGTTTTCGAGCCTGAACATATCGAGCCCCTAATGGTGCGCAGCACACCTCAAAGAGTTGTCAGTCTAGTTTCTGCTCCCGAGACAAGCGGATTCATCGCCCTGGATGATGCTGCACAAGTCTGGGTGGTTGCTGAGGGATCAGACTCTTCATCTCTGGCCACAATTCAACCCCTTGAAGATCTCCGTCTTGAGGGTATTGATACCAACAGCACCGAAGTTGGTCTTatcgatgaagacgaggataTGGTCAGCGATGCTGATGAGGccgaggttgaagatgctgcTGAGCCTGAAGATGTCGAgatggaagacgacgatTTCCACCCCAGCGTGATCCAGCAACAACATCTATCAGATATCTTTGATGCCGCACCGGCATTTGCTGCCCCTCCGGTTGAGGATATGTTCTACAAGGTGATGGGCCTACTTGCGACAAAGCCACTGTCATCATAA
- a CDS encoding hypothetical protein (BUSCO:9154at5125) produces the protein MALEAPLRSSTGNLQFPFAYPQTDMSAPTDHESRRSPFRPFSSPPPTTDSSSLRPNSANRMSSSSYNVMSPSDIVGPSPVTSNGTETTEIEDDVSEDLEKEVTDRKSTRRSELLMLTTNLPESVRQSSTEEAVSVIHAPESFSSWVAPPPAVEVKGPSPRTSPKSEVESLSSYNGASEKTSTHPTRPGIMTDVNPVRYSIDSATPRAQDLQSMLDNGARLRSSSTSSLEKIDEQTEAEGDDEDYESEAMPVPQQQDEIETLRDALTECWTLCNSLSKLSSMQRKRGLGKGGIPDAHDKAWRTCWKLCQRLYNSRDEDASNFNVKVNLDLCRDFCQALFEVRQRNDEAADSVLRVSFELNNHLYSAQDLNLPEEFRERTLDFYIALCHRLMKQRSDLAEETDQLLRACWALAEMLFNLRQNRRDGRPPDEELLSSTVTACLELCDVFRDNWDKVRPERGGTPRPGQPFPLHLSDQNGRQSRGSNPSSVRSRHDSVKSERQEEKPRNPVVPETPVTEFEDTPISPQSRSPTMPNILVLGTPSDNSRGRWSSSASNLSSYSKSSTRTSSTATTTAASEDTNVTRAKILVLAAAMNLGFNRDSIHDPKAAATALQTFVKDLPPGSFGSLISHSNLLAQYKNSVLTDAIIPRHHNLPARGKRVTAQEMAKSIQMMMKSSQRYAYLRDLFRVVFQFPIEEVETRRNVSIVV, from the exons ATGGCCCTTGAAGCTCCTTTAAGGTCATCGACTGGAAACCTTCAATTCCCTTTCGCCTATCCTCAGACAGATATGTCTGCTCCCACAGATCATGAGAGCCGTCGCTCTCCATTCAGACCATT ctcttctcctcctcctacTACCGACTCATCTTCCCTTCGACCGAATTCCGCCAATCGCATGTCAAGCAGCTCTTATAACGTTATGAGCCCAAGTGATATCGTGGGCCCTTCTCCAGTTACTTCCAATGGCACAGAGACAACCGAAATTGAAGACGATGTTTCAGAAGATCTTGAGAAGGAAGTTACAGACAGAAAGTCTACCCGCCGGTCAGAG CTTTTGATGCTCACTACGAACCTGCCTGAGAGTGTGCGACAATCGAGTACCGAGGAAGCTGTCTCTGTCATCCATGCACCTGAGAGCTTTTCTAGCTGG GTTGCTCCGCCTCCAGCAGTAGAAGTAAAAGGTCCAAGCCCTAGAACCTCCCCAAAATCAGAAGTCGAAAGTCTATCTTCTTATAATGGCGCATCGGAGAAG ACATCGACCCATCCCACTCGACCTGGGATCATGACTGATGTCAACCCTGTGAGATACAGCATAGACAGTGCCACACCCCGAGCCCAGGACCTACAGTCCATGCTGGATAATGGGGCTCGGTTACGTTCAAGCAGTACGAGCAGCCTCGAGA AAATTGATGAACAAACCGAGGCCGAGGGTGACGACGAGGATTACGAGTCGGAAGCAATGCCAGTACCTCAGCAACAAGATGAGATCGAAACCCTCCGAGATGCACTTACGGAGTGTTGGACTCTTTGCAACAGCTTGTCTAAGCTGAGTTCCATGCAACGCAAGCGCGGTCTTGGTAAAGGTGGCATTCCAGATGCCCATGACAAAGCATGGAGAACATGTTGGAAACTCTGCCAGCGGCTGTACAATAGTCGGGACGAGGATGCTAGTAACTTCAATGTCAAGGTCAACCTCGATCTTTGCCGCGACTTTTGCCAGGCACTGTTTGAAGTGCGGCAACGCAACGACGAAGCTGCCGACTCAGTCTTGCGTGTCAGTTTTGAGCTCAACAACCA TTTGTACAGTGCCCAGGATCTCAACCTGCCAGAAGAGTTTAGAGAGCGCACATTGGACTTTTACATTGCCTTATGTCACAGACTTATGAAGCAACGGAGTGACTTAGCAGAAGAGACAGATCAACTGCTCAGAGCTTGCTGGGCTCTGGCAGAAATGCTCTTCAATCTCAGGCAGAacagaagagatggaagGCCCCCAGATGAAGAGTTGTTGAGCTCAACTGTTACGGCCTGCTTAGAGCTGTGTGATGTTTTCCGAGACAATTGGGACAAGGTCCGGCCTGAAAGGGGCGGAACACCACGCCCGGGGCAGCCGTTTCCCCTGCATCTGAGTGACCAGAACGGCCGACAGAGTCGTGGATCAAATCCGTCTTCAGTCCGCTCCAGGCATGACAGTGTTAAGAGTGAACGACAGGAGGAGAAACCACGGAATCCTGTTGTTCCCGAAACCCCTGTAACCGAATTCGAAGACACGCCCATCTCCCCACAAAGTCGTTCGCCCACCATGCCCAACATTCTAGTCCTTGGTACACCCAGCGACAACAGCCGTGGCCGATGGTCGAGTAGCGCATCTAACCTCTCAAGCTACTCGAAGAGCAGCACTCGAACCTCAAGCACCGCCACTACTACCGCCGCATCTGAAGATACAAATGTGACACGCGCCAAAATACTTGTTCTTGCAGCTGCCATGAACTTGGGCTTCAACCGTGATTCCATCCATGACCCTAAAGCTGCAGCGACGGCCCTACAAACCTTTGTGAAGGATCTCCCTCCTGGTTCATTCGGCTCCCTCATCTCACATTCAAACTTGTTGGCACAGTATAAGAACTCGGTTCTTACTGATGCTATAATCCCTCGGCATCACAATTTACCGGCCCGAGGCAAGCGAGTCACTGCCCAGGAAATGGCCAAGAGCAtccagatgatgatgaagagctcACAAAGATATGCCTACCTCCGAGACCTTTTCCGGGTTGTTTTCCAATTCCCTATCGAAGAGGTCGAAACACGACGCAATGTAAGCATTGTGGTTTAA
- a CDS encoding hypothetical protein (BUSCO:34336at5125) yields MGIEALDFPQMWERPSYTQLADILKTLELSPPIWNHKRRRSEIIEEQESLASQRKAEVTRYLSSIIKSPLLWIEDDDEKEILWTQASKRMSERCGRTAMGEVVRSWPFEDGADEFELIIKEPALTGDSLGFKTWGSSYVLSQHLPRMAETSLFRLFDETLGQPRPDVLELGSGTGLLGLAAAAFWKVPVALSDLPNIVPNLRENVAKNADLIKSRGGSLTVGDLTWGGSEDEIDQTLFGQPNQFQIVLAADPMYDDDHPALLASAISEHLALGSDSRAVVMVPRRDATTGRLLESFRQAMLDLDTPLFCEEEDELAGQDDWIEDDEAGNVRCWLGVFSRGGSPLPLSSDAASVV; encoded by the exons ATGGGTATCGAAGCGCTTGATTTCCCCCAGATGTGGGAACGTCCCAGCTACACTCAGCTGGCAGACATACTCAAGACTCTCGAACTCAGTCCCCCCATATGGAACCATAAGCGTCGCCGCTCAGAGATTATCGAGGAGCAGGAATCCTTGGCCAGCCAGCGCAAGGCCGAAGTTACTCGCTATCTCTCCTCCATTATCAAGAGCCCTCTATTATGGATcgaggatgacgacgagAAGGAGATTCTCTGGACACAGGCGAGCAAGCGTATGTCAGAGCGGTGCGGACGCACTGCCATGGGAGAAGTCGTTCGGAGCTGGCCTTTTGAAGACGGAGCGGACGAGTTTGAGCTGATTATCAAGGAGCCTGCCCTCACAGGAGACTCTCTTGGCTTCAAGACTTGGGGATCCTCGTATGTGCTGTCACAGCATCTCCCTCGAATGGCTGAGACGTCGCTATTTCGACTGTTTGACGAGACGCTGGGCCAGCCGAGACCTGATGTTCTTGAACTTGGATCCGGAACAGGACTTTTGGGTCTGGCAGCTGCAGCTTTCTGGAAGGTCCCTGTGGCTCTGAGCGATCTACCGAATATCGTGCCCAATCTGAGAGAAAACGTTGCCAAGAACGCCGACCTCATCAAGTCTCGTGGCGGATCACTCACAGTCGGCGACCTGACCTGGGGTGGCAGTGAGGATGAAATAGACCAAACTCTGTTTGGACAACCGAATCAGTTCCAG ATTGTCCTCGCGGCTGATCCCATGTACGACGATGACCACCCAGCACTTCTCGCTTCCGCCATCAGTGAGCACCTGGCTCTAGGTTCAGATTCACGCGCTGTCGTCATGGTCCCGCGTCGAGACGCCACCACTGGGCGTCTCCTCGAGTCGTTCCGTCAGGCTATGCTTGACCTCGACACGCCGCTGTTTtgcgaggaggaggacgagcTTGCTGGCCAGGATGACTGGATTGAGGATGACGAAGCGGGCAACGTGCGGTGCTGGCTTGGTGTATTTAGTCGAGGCGGTTCACCGTTGCCTTTGAGTAGCGATGCAGCTTCGGTTGTATAA
- the RPB10 gene encoding DNA-directed RNA polymerase II subunit L (BUSCO:58791at5125), whose product MIIPIRCFSCGKVTGDLWERYLQLIADPRKTDGDAMDELGLKRYCCRRMIMTHVDLIEKLLKYTPDGRNEKKQQLSQNV is encoded by the exons ATGATTATTCCTATTCGCTGCTTCTCCTGTGGAAAG GTCACTGGAGACCTTTGGGAGCGCTACCTTCAACTGATCGCAGATCCCCGTAAGACCGATGG CGACGCTATGGACGAGCTCGGTCTCAAGCGATACTGCTGCCGCCGTATGATTATGACCCACGTGGACCTCATcgagaagcttctcaa GTACACTCCTGACGGACGAAacgagaagaagcagcaatTGAGCCAGAACGTATAG
- a CDS encoding hypothetical protein (BUSCO:16434at5125) — translation MNSLKVPESGLQLEGSTGKDASLPSQAFALTLSDVLIEDMIKCVQNGDGVQLSLGASPTLLYGSKSHTIAPPSDSNPYDLYLTRPFESTRTAEKIPHTGTLFEKPKGVASKKSQASKADNTIDAKTAKSSKSAASSGLDSDIEALQNGLAAHAASREKARVVDRLPAKKGAIKAKTSKTLSSTAPRSIPQSPGQVSLGSATPNPTSQPLDRAKGDRAMLVHELAVQDRSFDYLSKKWEGAQEDMEPTLRKVADYLDDSRKWSLKKRAWKDLDVWNYDYDTQELRQKAVDNAVRQYDKQRITIAEPEWDRLLPKEERGTGKCLSRVQANLTKISTPSINVEMADGGSTPRDNENVLDTNRPRAGGEAMSRSTSNPLSNKTKKPTAQEAQVKRLLGKSKSKTATTAAAKPTSKATSIKASPTKQRPTAAPKANGGRVLSQAIISNSDSSDDDAAPMIQSKPKPAPKPAPKAKDTVVAKPRPPMREPVKQQITAKRPREDDDSSSSSGTPLSKRIKPKQTLPGPRLKQRPSDGSQNSRGTVTSTSMKSKNTSPTKSSPLASSPPTNASDLENEAQSAPIVAKKRKVESSSKPNATKRPATAIFSDDLVQKAQAFKACYQKYEALHNEVSALNNPSSRKLDHLVEMRNRLKTMKMEIYSECPPERS, via the exons ATGAACTCGCTCAAGGTTCCCGAAAGCGGGCTGCAGCTTGAGGGCTCGACTGGCAAGGATGCTAGTCTACCTTCCCAGGCCTTTGCTCTCACCCTGAGCGATGTCCTTATTGAGGACATGATCAAGTGTGTGCAGAATGGCGATGGCGTTCAGCTTTCGCTTGGAGCCAGCCCC ACTCTCCTCTACGGCTCCAAGTCCCATACCATTGCTCCTCCTTCCGACTCAAACCCATACGACCTCTACCTCACACGCCCTTTCGAATCGACTCGAACGGCCGAAAAGATTCCTCACACAGGGACTCTTTTTGAAAAGCCCAAGGGTGTTGCTTCGAAGAAGTCGCAGGCTAGCAAGGCCGACAACACCATTGATGCAAAGACCGCAAAGTCCAGCAAGAGCGCTGCATCTTCAGGATTGGATTCTGATATCGAAGCTCTTCAAAATGGACTTGCGGCTCATGCTGCCTCTCGGGAGAA GGCACGCGTGGTTGACAGATTACCCGCGAAGAAAGGCGCgatcaaggccaagaccaGCAAAACGCTTAGCTCCACCGCTCCCCGATCGATTCCCCAATCTCCAGGTCAGGTGTCACTAGGCTCTGCCACGCCCAACCCAACATCACAACCCCTAGATCGAGCCAAAGGAGACCGCGCTATGCTGGTGCATGAGCTTGCTGTGCAAGATCGTTCATTTGACTATCTGTCCAAGAAATGGGAAGGCGCGCAGGAAGACATGGAACCCACACTACGAAAGGTTGCCGATTACCTTGATGACAGCAGGAAATGGTCACTGAAGAAACGAGCATGGAAAGATCTTGATGTTTGGAATTACGATTATGATACCCAAGAACTACGACAAAAGGCGGTTGACAATGCTGTTCGACAATACGACAAGCAAAGGATCACCATCGCCGAACCAGAGTGGGACAGGCTGCTGCCCAAGGAGGAACGAGGAACAGGGAAATGCCTGAGTCGAGTGCAGGCCAACCTCACCAAGATTAGCACTCCATCGATCAACGTGGAAATGGCGGACGGTGGCTCAACGCCTCGAGATAACGAAAATGTTCTGGATACCAATCGGCCAAGAGCTGGCGGAGAGGCCATGTCTAGGTCCACCTCCAATCCTCTGTCCAACAAGACCAAAAAGCCTACAGCTCAAGAGGCTCAGGTCAAGCGTCTTTTGGGCAAGTCCAAATCCAAGACGGCTACAACAGCTGCAGCAAAGCCTACATCAAAAGCCACTTCCATCAAGGCATCGCCTACTAAGCAGCGACCCACGGCTGCACCCAAGGCTAATGGAGGAAGGGTCCTATCGCAGGCAATCATTTCCAACTCAGACAGTTCGGATGATGATGCCGCTCCCATGATCCAATCCAAGCCAAAGCCAGCCCCCAAGCCGGCCCCGAAGGCGAAGGACACGGTTGTGGCCAAACCACGACCTCCGATGAGGGAGCCAGTGAAGCAGCAGATCACGGCGAAACGACCTCGCGAAGACGACgactccagctccagctccggaACACCTTTGTCGAAGCGCATCAAGCCCAAGCAAACACTACCTGGCCCTCGACTCAAGCAGCGACCCTCCGATGGAAGCCAAAACTCTCGCGGGACGGTCACATCGACTTCGATGAAGAGCAAGAACACGTCGCCAACAAAGTCGTCCCCTCTTGCATCTTCACCACCCACCAATGCGTCAGATCTTGAGAACGAGGCACAGTCTGCGCCAATCGTTGCAAAGAAGCGCAAGGTAGAAAGCTCAAGCAAGCCAAATGCTACAAAACGACCAGCTACCGCAATCTTCTCGGATGATCTCGTGCAAAAGGCACAGGCGTTCAAGGCCTGCTACCAAAAGTATGAAGCCTTGCACAACGAGGTTTCTGCCTTGAATAATCCTTCAAGCCGAAAGCTGGACCACCTCGTGGAGATGAGGAACCGACTGAAaacgatgaagatggagatttACAGTGAATGCCCTCCCGAGAGGAGCTAA